One Carassius gibelio isolate Cgi1373 ecotype wild population from Czech Republic chromosome A7, carGib1.2-hapl.c, whole genome shotgun sequence DNA window includes the following coding sequences:
- the LOC128016625 gene encoding SH3 domain and tetratricopeptide repeat-containing protein 1 isoform X6: MSAAARRNSSKTGNGVKSESDPDKTRTVRRELSNECTHSEWDNIMESSSRDYKISRGSIKGTPGAPDDNIPTGFLGQCMENLLMDQEFWLISLDQHSGIEISIKEETLNLMYKGFLMQEGSFFGCCTANQMFDSSTSGSDLYLEKGDIALFEPPFLGSGWTVLSLADGDRGTKPKPALEPVIPFHEWFLKSCPESILVGGGKDTGGLPFQIAVGVCEATEEYDADGPDELSFQAGERIIILGLLVACFEWFLGKLEKTGDTGLVKTKLVKTTTSSCESSGIFLNDEDRQIVTLDQDKIKEETIALLKKICQSNVGTNYKLDLAKEIPRSDENKTHQTELNNLKQKVKHILSEGDKSQRNDVSSVTIKQQMKKQADNTEMSRETPRFSFCSELDSTSPDGHHALLSFLSSRDYQPEFLLLYSAYPEFLISLFDGQSDEEEIVVYLGIARELARKKHVSWAQSRICFLLGQLCAGRSKFSQARVYYEEALNVPKDCFTDMFLLSAIYSNLALIYLTQKNHERFFTFSERFSALLMAVPECLFGCEDPEVLKYVLKKAVLAKNQLAEARACFLQAKLHLKIKDAMSAIPFIERLLILADEVPVACDDTMSHVFLVLARLYSDQRLPRLAESCAKKASLQVGATMSYCLCSISLLLENASELYGVAIPTQIAPYLTRAAALVPPSKEPVLGHVQALCLSWLFHRHGMPDRAVHYMSTVLDHSGISSIGHADTTAALLWLAWLYICNKQPGTALEVLDTVLSSLPEHCTTQLEGVVYNMRAISYRHSADIRQASESYRAAIEICEEFEDRRNWAIALANFGFMCLQIKAKRLAEEYLTQSVELFSELEDEGHELSFISVLLELGKHFVSQGNHEHGKTYYEWALLIAMFINHMDSQLQATCHLCQLYEEVCPDEAQCIIYNEHQLNLLQRIGDKSLEGEILDKISQLYLNLATEKANRAALDYTKQSLGIFIDLGRKRKEAHAWLKAGKIYHILQQTELVDLYVQVAQDMALSTGDTLFTLEMLEAAGDVFFNSSHDREKAICFYRDRALPIALKTSSVRSQLRLCNKLSELLLQLGQCSEAIEYAQTALDISTSLADHLNERVAFHRLATLYHCLGQFEMAEHHFLKALSLCPSPLQYDEEGLYYVRVYKTLGDIIFYDVKDPFDAAGYYHLALAAAMDLGNKRSQLELCTRLATIYHNFLMDRELSLFFYQQARAFANDLHIRRINLAPDYSFRTTAQYKSTITGAR; encoded by the exons ATGTCAGCCGCTGCTCGTAGAAACTCGTCCAAAACCGGGAACGGCGTGAAGTCCGAGTCCGACCCGGATAAAACTCGGACGGTACGCAGAGAGCTGTCGAATGAGTGCACACACAGTGAATGGGATAATATTATGGAGTCTTCGTCTAGAG ATTATAAGATATCAAGAGGGAGCATCAAAGGTACCCCTGGAGCTCCTGATGATAATATACCAACAG GCTTCTTGGGGCAGTGTATGGAAAACCTTCTCATGGACCAGGAATTCTGGTTAATCTCCCTCGATCAGCATTCAGGAATTGAGATCTCAATTAAAGAAGAGACGCTAAATCTGATGTATAAAGGCTTTCTAATGCAAGAAG GGTCTTTCTTTGGATGCTGCACAGCAAATCAGATGTTTGATAGCTCTACGTCAGGTAGCGACCTTTATCTGGAGAAGGGGGACATCGCTTTGTTTGAGCCTCCATTCTTAGGATCAGGGTGGACAGTGCTGTCACTTGCGGATGGGGATAGAGGAACCAAACCAAAACCAGCTCTGGAGCCCGTCATTCCCTTTCATGA GTGGTTTCTAAAGTCCTGCCCAGAAAGTATATTAGTGGGTGGTGGAAAGGACACAGGTGGCCTTCCCTTCCAGATTG CAGTAGGGGTCTGTGAGGCCACAGAGGAGTATGATGCCGATGGACCAGATGAACTGAGTTTCCAGGCTGGTGAACGCATCATCATCCTGGGCCTGCTGGTGGCCTGTTTTGAATGGTTTTTGGGAAAACTGGAGAAAACTGGGGATACTGGACTTGTCAAAACCAAGCTGGTCAAAACAACCACTTCATCTTGTGA ATCATCTGGCATATTCTTGAATGACGAGGACAGACAAATTGTTACCTTGGATCAGGACAAAATTAAAGAGGAGACTATTGCTTTATTGAAGAAAATATGCCAGTCTAATGTTGGCACAAACTACAAACTTG ATCTGGCAAAAGAAATTCCAAGATCAGATGAAA ACAAGACTCATCAGACAGAATTAAACAATCTAAAACAGAAAGTCAAACACATTCTGAGTGAGGGAGATAAGTCTCAAAGAAATGATGTTTCTTCAGTCACCATCAAGCAacagatgaagaaacaagctgATAATACAGAGATGTCCCGGGAAACCCCACGTTTTTCTTTCTGCTCAGAACTGGACAGCACCAGTCCAGATGGACATCATGCTCTCCTTTCGTTCTTGAGCAGTCGTGACTACCAGCCAGAGTTCCTGCTCTTGTACAGTGCTTACCCAGAATTCCTCATCTCACTTTTTGATGGCCAATCCGATGAGGAGGAGATAGTGGTGTATTTAGGCATAGCCCGAGAGCTGGCACGAAAGAAGCATGTCTCGTGGGCGCAGAGCAGAATCTGTTTTCTTCTTGGACAGCTTTGCGCAGGGAGGTCGAAGTTTTCTCAAGCTCGGGTTTATTACGAGGAAGCCTTGAATGTACCCAAGGATTGCTTCACAGACATGTTTCTGCTCTCTGCCATTTACTCCAACCTAGCACTCATCTACCTAACACAGAAGAACCATGAAAGATTTTTCACGTTTTCAGAGCGCTTTTCTGCTTTGTTGATGGCTGTCCCTGAATGTTTGTTTGGCTGTGAGGACCCTGAAGTATTAAAATATGTACTTAAAAAGGCTGTACTGGCCAAGAATCAGCTCGCCGAGGCCCGAGCCTGCTTCCTCCAGGCCAAGCTCCACCTGAAGATTAAAGATGCCATGAGTGCAATCCCGTTTATTGAAAGGCTTTTGATCCTTGCCGATGAGGTTCCTGTGGCATGTGATGACACAATGAGCCATGTTTTCCTGGTGTTAGCAAGACTCTACAGTGACCAGAGACTGCCACGCTTGGCTGAAAGCTGTGCAAAGAAAGCGTCACTTCAG GTAGGAGCCACCATGTCATACTGTCTTTGTAGTATCTCACTATTGTTGGAAAATGCATCAGAACTGTATGGAGTGGCCATCCCAACACAAATTGCTCCATACCTGACCCGTGCCGCTGCTTTAGTGCCCCCCAGCAAGGAGCCAGTGCTGGGTCATGTCCAAGCTCTGTgtttgtcctggctcttccataGACACGGTATGCCTGACAGAGCTGTTCACTACATGTCCACTGTCCTCGACCACAGCGGTATATCCAGTATTGGCCATGCAGACACTACTGCTGCTCTCCTGTGGTTGGCGTGGCTGTACATCTGCAACAAGCAACCTGGCACAGCTCTGGAAGTGCTAGACACTGTGCTGTCATCGCTCCCTGAGCACTGTACTACTCAACTGGAAGGAGTGGTTTACAACATGCGAGCCATTTCATACAGACATTCAGCAGACATCCGACAGGCCTCTGAAAGCTACCGGGCTGCAATTGAGATCTGCGAGGAGTTTGAGGATAGACGGAACTGGGCTATAGCACTGGCCAACTTTGGATTCATGTGTTTGCAAATCAAGGCTAAAAGATTGGCAGAGGAATACCTCACTCAGTCAGTGGAGCTGTTCTCCGAGCTTGAGGATGAAGGGCATGAACTCAGTTTTATTTCAGTGCTTCTTGAGTTGGGGAAACACTTTGTTTCCCAGGGAAACCATGAGCATGGGAAGACCTACTATGAATGGGCCCTGCTGATCGCCATGTTTATAAATCACATGGATA GCCAGTTGCAAGCCACATGTCACCTGTGTCAGCTTTACGAAGAGGTGTGTCCAGATGAAGCCCAGTGTATCATCTACAACGAGCACCAGCTGAACCTTCTTCAGCGGATAGGAGACAAGAGCTTAGAGGGAGAGATACTGGACAAGATCAGTCAGCTGTACCTGAACCTGGCTACCGAGAA AGCCAACAGAGCCGCTTTAGATTACACCAAACAGAGCCTGGGCATCTTCATCGACTTGGGCAGAAAACGCAAGGAGGCTCATGCCTGGCTAAAGGCAGGGAAGATTTACCACATCCTCCAACAGACGGAGCTAGTGGACCTCTACGTGCAG GTAGCCCAGGACATGGCTTTGAGCACAGGAGACACACTCTTCACCCTGGAGATGTTGGAAGCAGCTGGAGATGTGTTCTTCAACAGCTCACATGACAGGGAGAAAGCCATCTGCTTTTACAGG GACCGAGCCCTTCCCATCGCACTAAAGACGAGCAGTGTGCGCTCTCAGCTTAGGCTGTGTAACAAGCTTTCAGAGCTTCTGCTGCAGCTGGGACAGTGCTCAGAGGCCATTGAGTATGCTCAAACTGCATTAGACATTAGCACGAGTCTAG CTGACCATTTAAATGAGCGAGTGGCATTCCATAGACTCGCTACGTTGTACCATTGTCTGGGTCAGTTTGAAATGGCAGAGCACCACTTTCTGAAAGCCCTGTCCCTGTGCCCCTCACCCCTGCAGTACGACGAGGAAGGCCTGTACTATGTCAGGGTTTACAAAACACTTGGAGACATCATCTTCTATGATGTAAAG GACCCATTTGATGCTGCTGGCTATTATCACCTGGCCTTGGCTGCTGCTATGGATCTGGGCAACAAGAGGTCTCAGCTAGAGCTGTGTACTCGGTTGGCCACCATCTACCACAACTTTCTCATGGACCGTGAACTCTCGCTGTTCTTCTACCAGCAAGCCAGAGCTTTCGCTAATGATCTCCATATTCGTCGTATCAACCTGGCACCAGACTACAGCTTCAGGACCACAGCCCAGTACAAAAGCACAATAACTGGGGCAAGATAA
- the LOC128016625 gene encoding SH3 domain and tetratricopeptide repeat-containing protein 1 isoform X3, whose product MSAAARRNSSKTGNGVKSESDPDKTRTVRRELSNECTHSEWDNIMESSSRDYKISRGSIKGTPGAPDDNIPTVLAIQLAMVEGPDRLPADEDTQEVLCRKLCLLEADLSGVMTLISELSAHFVSINSEERTIFITFKALEEIWKFSTYHKMGFLGQCMENLLMDQEFWLISLDQHSGIEISIKEETLNLMYKGFLMQEGSFFGCCTANQMFDSSTSGSDLYLEKGDIALFEPPFLGSGWTVLSLADGDRGTKPKPALEPVIPFHEWFLKSCPESILVGGGKDTGGLPFQIAVGVCEATEEYDADGPDELSFQAGERIIILGLLVACFEWFLGKLEKTGDTGLVKTKLVKTTTSSCESSGIFLNDEDRQIVTLDQDKIKEETIALLKKICQSNVGTNYKLDLAKEIPRSDENKTHQTELNNLKQKVKHILSEGDKSQRNDVSSVTIKQQMKKQADNTEMSRETPRFSFCSELDSTSPDGHHALLSFLSSRDYQPEFLLLYSAYPEFLISLFDGQSDEEEIVVYLGIARELARKKHVSWAQSRICFLLGQLCAGRSKFSQARVYYEEALNVPKDCFTDMFLLSAIYSNLALIYLTQKNHERFFTFSERFSALLMAVPECLFGCEDPEVLKYVLKKAVLAKNQLAEARACFLQAKLHLKIKDAMSAIPFIERLLILADEVPVACDDTMSHVFLVLARLYSDQRLPRLAESCAKKASLQVGATMSYCLCSISLLLENASELYGVAIPTQIAPYLTRAAALVPPSKEPVLGHVQALCLSWLFHRHGMPDRAVHYMSTVLDHSGISSIGHADTTAALLWLAWLYICNKQPGTALEVLDTVLSSLPEHCTTQLEGVVYNMRAISYRHSADIRQASESYRAAIEICEEFEDRRNWAIALANFGFMCLQIKAKRLAEEYLTQSVELFSELEDEGHELSFISVLLELGKHFVSQGNHEHGKTYYEWALLIAMFINHMDSQLQATCHLCQLYEEVCPDEAQCIIYNEHQLNLLQRIGDKSLEGEILDKISQLYLNLATEKANRAALDYTKQSLGIFIDLGRKRKEAHAWLKAGKIYHILQQTELVDLYVQVAQDMALSTGDTLFTLEMLEAAGDVFFNSSHDREKAICFYRDRALPIALKTSSVRSQLRLCNKLSELLLQLGQCSEAIEYAQTALDISTSLADHLNERVAFHRLATLYHCLGQFEMAEHHFLKALSLCPSPLQYDEEGLYYVRVYKTLGDIIFYDVKDPFDAAGYYHLALAAAMDLGNKRSQLELCTRLATIYHNFLMDRELSLFFYQQARAFANDLHIRRINLAPDYSFRTTAQYKSTITGAR is encoded by the exons ATGTCAGCCGCTGCTCGTAGAAACTCGTCCAAAACCGGGAACGGCGTGAAGTCCGAGTCCGACCCGGATAAAACTCGGACGGTACGCAGAGAGCTGTCGAATGAGTGCACACACAGTGAATGGGATAATATTATGGAGTCTTCGTCTAGAG ATTATAAGATATCAAGAGGGAGCATCAAAGGTACCCCTGGAGCTCCTGATGATAATATACCAACAG TGTTGGCTATTCAGCTGGCTATGGTGGAGGGGCCAGATCGACTTCCTGCCGATGAGGACACACAGGAAGTGCTTTGCAGGAAACTTTGTTTGCTGGAAGCTGACCTTTCAGGGGTCATGACCTTAATCTCT GAACTGTCTGCTCATTTTGTATCCATCAACAGTGAGGAAAGGACTATATTTATCACTTTTAAAGCCCTTGAAGAAATATGGAAGTTCAGCACATACCACAAGATGG GCTTCTTGGGGCAGTGTATGGAAAACCTTCTCATGGACCAGGAATTCTGGTTAATCTCCCTCGATCAGCATTCAGGAATTGAGATCTCAATTAAAGAAGAGACGCTAAATCTGATGTATAAAGGCTTTCTAATGCAAGAAG GGTCTTTCTTTGGATGCTGCACAGCAAATCAGATGTTTGATAGCTCTACGTCAGGTAGCGACCTTTATCTGGAGAAGGGGGACATCGCTTTGTTTGAGCCTCCATTCTTAGGATCAGGGTGGACAGTGCTGTCACTTGCGGATGGGGATAGAGGAACCAAACCAAAACCAGCTCTGGAGCCCGTCATTCCCTTTCATGA GTGGTTTCTAAAGTCCTGCCCAGAAAGTATATTAGTGGGTGGTGGAAAGGACACAGGTGGCCTTCCCTTCCAGATTG CAGTAGGGGTCTGTGAGGCCACAGAGGAGTATGATGCCGATGGACCAGATGAACTGAGTTTCCAGGCTGGTGAACGCATCATCATCCTGGGCCTGCTGGTGGCCTGTTTTGAATGGTTTTTGGGAAAACTGGAGAAAACTGGGGATACTGGACTTGTCAAAACCAAGCTGGTCAAAACAACCACTTCATCTTGTGA ATCATCTGGCATATTCTTGAATGACGAGGACAGACAAATTGTTACCTTGGATCAGGACAAAATTAAAGAGGAGACTATTGCTTTATTGAAGAAAATATGCCAGTCTAATGTTGGCACAAACTACAAACTTG ATCTGGCAAAAGAAATTCCAAGATCAGATGAAA ACAAGACTCATCAGACAGAATTAAACAATCTAAAACAGAAAGTCAAACACATTCTGAGTGAGGGAGATAAGTCTCAAAGAAATGATGTTTCTTCAGTCACCATCAAGCAacagatgaagaaacaagctgATAATACAGAGATGTCCCGGGAAACCCCACGTTTTTCTTTCTGCTCAGAACTGGACAGCACCAGTCCAGATGGACATCATGCTCTCCTTTCGTTCTTGAGCAGTCGTGACTACCAGCCAGAGTTCCTGCTCTTGTACAGTGCTTACCCAGAATTCCTCATCTCACTTTTTGATGGCCAATCCGATGAGGAGGAGATAGTGGTGTATTTAGGCATAGCCCGAGAGCTGGCACGAAAGAAGCATGTCTCGTGGGCGCAGAGCAGAATCTGTTTTCTTCTTGGACAGCTTTGCGCAGGGAGGTCGAAGTTTTCTCAAGCTCGGGTTTATTACGAGGAAGCCTTGAATGTACCCAAGGATTGCTTCACAGACATGTTTCTGCTCTCTGCCATTTACTCCAACCTAGCACTCATCTACCTAACACAGAAGAACCATGAAAGATTTTTCACGTTTTCAGAGCGCTTTTCTGCTTTGTTGATGGCTGTCCCTGAATGTTTGTTTGGCTGTGAGGACCCTGAAGTATTAAAATATGTACTTAAAAAGGCTGTACTGGCCAAGAATCAGCTCGCCGAGGCCCGAGCCTGCTTCCTCCAGGCCAAGCTCCACCTGAAGATTAAAGATGCCATGAGTGCAATCCCGTTTATTGAAAGGCTTTTGATCCTTGCCGATGAGGTTCCTGTGGCATGTGATGACACAATGAGCCATGTTTTCCTGGTGTTAGCAAGACTCTACAGTGACCAGAGACTGCCACGCTTGGCTGAAAGCTGTGCAAAGAAAGCGTCACTTCAG GTAGGAGCCACCATGTCATACTGTCTTTGTAGTATCTCACTATTGTTGGAAAATGCATCAGAACTGTATGGAGTGGCCATCCCAACACAAATTGCTCCATACCTGACCCGTGCCGCTGCTTTAGTGCCCCCCAGCAAGGAGCCAGTGCTGGGTCATGTCCAAGCTCTGTgtttgtcctggctcttccataGACACGGTATGCCTGACAGAGCTGTTCACTACATGTCCACTGTCCTCGACCACAGCGGTATATCCAGTATTGGCCATGCAGACACTACTGCTGCTCTCCTGTGGTTGGCGTGGCTGTACATCTGCAACAAGCAACCTGGCACAGCTCTGGAAGTGCTAGACACTGTGCTGTCATCGCTCCCTGAGCACTGTACTACTCAACTGGAAGGAGTGGTTTACAACATGCGAGCCATTTCATACAGACATTCAGCAGACATCCGACAGGCCTCTGAAAGCTACCGGGCTGCAATTGAGATCTGCGAGGAGTTTGAGGATAGACGGAACTGGGCTATAGCACTGGCCAACTTTGGATTCATGTGTTTGCAAATCAAGGCTAAAAGATTGGCAGAGGAATACCTCACTCAGTCAGTGGAGCTGTTCTCCGAGCTTGAGGATGAAGGGCATGAACTCAGTTTTATTTCAGTGCTTCTTGAGTTGGGGAAACACTTTGTTTCCCAGGGAAACCATGAGCATGGGAAGACCTACTATGAATGGGCCCTGCTGATCGCCATGTTTATAAATCACATGGATA GCCAGTTGCAAGCCACATGTCACCTGTGTCAGCTTTACGAAGAGGTGTGTCCAGATGAAGCCCAGTGTATCATCTACAACGAGCACCAGCTGAACCTTCTTCAGCGGATAGGAGACAAGAGCTTAGAGGGAGAGATACTGGACAAGATCAGTCAGCTGTACCTGAACCTGGCTACCGAGAA AGCCAACAGAGCCGCTTTAGATTACACCAAACAGAGCCTGGGCATCTTCATCGACTTGGGCAGAAAACGCAAGGAGGCTCATGCCTGGCTAAAGGCAGGGAAGATTTACCACATCCTCCAACAGACGGAGCTAGTGGACCTCTACGTGCAG GTAGCCCAGGACATGGCTTTGAGCACAGGAGACACACTCTTCACCCTGGAGATGTTGGAAGCAGCTGGAGATGTGTTCTTCAACAGCTCACATGACAGGGAGAAAGCCATCTGCTTTTACAGG GACCGAGCCCTTCCCATCGCACTAAAGACGAGCAGTGTGCGCTCTCAGCTTAGGCTGTGTAACAAGCTTTCAGAGCTTCTGCTGCAGCTGGGACAGTGCTCAGAGGCCATTGAGTATGCTCAAACTGCATTAGACATTAGCACGAGTCTAG CTGACCATTTAAATGAGCGAGTGGCATTCCATAGACTCGCTACGTTGTACCATTGTCTGGGTCAGTTTGAAATGGCAGAGCACCACTTTCTGAAAGCCCTGTCCCTGTGCCCCTCACCCCTGCAGTACGACGAGGAAGGCCTGTACTATGTCAGGGTTTACAAAACACTTGGAGACATCATCTTCTATGATGTAAAG GACCCATTTGATGCTGCTGGCTATTATCACCTGGCCTTGGCTGCTGCTATGGATCTGGGCAACAAGAGGTCTCAGCTAGAGCTGTGTACTCGGTTGGCCACCATCTACCACAACTTTCTCATGGACCGTGAACTCTCGCTGTTCTTCTACCAGCAAGCCAGAGCTTTCGCTAATGATCTCCATATTCGTCGTATCAACCTGGCACCAGACTACAGCTTCAGGACCACAGCCCAGTACAAAAGCACAATAACTGGGGCAAGATAA